The window GTAGTGACCCCCAGTCCTGCAACAGCCAGAGTCCGCGAGGACAGCAATGGCACCGGGCCCCAGATCTCCCCACCTTCTTCAGCTTCCTATACAGCCAATGAGGCGTTCTTTCTCGGGGCTTCCACTACTGCCGGTGGTGACCTCCATGTACCTGAGCCATCGGTCTCTGGGGAAGTTGCCACCAAGAAGTCATCAAACCTGGAAACTAATGCTCAATCACTAGAAGACTTTCTGGAACTTCACATTATGACTGATGGAACCACGGTAACCGGCTCTCTGGAGACCTCTGATGTCACCAGGGGGCCCTCCGCCACCATGGGGACTGGCTCTCCAGAGACCTCTGATGTCACCTGGGGACCCTCCGTCACCATGGGGACTGGCCCTCCGGAGACCTCTGATGTCACCTGGGGACCCTCCGTCACCATGGGGACTGGCCCTCCGGAGACCTCTGATGTCACCTGGGGACCCTCCGTCACCATGGCGACTGGCCCTCCGGAGACCTCTGATGTCACCTGGGGACCCTCCGCCACCATGGCCGCTGGCCCTCCGGAGACCTCTGATGTCACCTGGGGACCCTCCGCCACCATGGCCACTGGCCCTCCGGAGACCTCTGATGTCGCCAGGGGACCCTCTGCCACCATGGCAACTGGCTCTCTGAAGACCTCTGATGTAGCCAGTGTAACCCCTCTCACCATGGCAACTGGCTTTCTGGCGAGTCCTAAGGGGCCCAGTGGCTTCCCCACCTCCTCGGCAAAAACACCCCCCATTTCTACAGGCACAGGCAGTAGGCATCCCTCATTAGTTCCCAAGAAAAATGGCACCCTGCTGGTGGCTGTGGTTGTGGCCCTGGTGATGTTCACAATCCTTGTGACCCTACTCCTGCTGTGGCGCCGGCGGCAGAAGAGGAGGACAGGGGCCCTGATACTAAGCAGGGGAGGAAAGCGCAACGGGGTAGTAGATGCCTGGGCTGGGCCGGCCCAGGTGTCTGACGAGGAGGCCCTGACAGCAGCAGCAGGCGGGTCTGGGGGCGGGAAGGGCCCCGGGGTCTCCGAGGGGGAAGCGTCTGGCCAGCGGCCCACACTCACCACTTTCTTCGATAGACGCAAGTCGCAACCGGGCTCCTTGGAGCTGGAGGAGCTGAAGGCCAGGCCGCCCCCCGTCCTAAACGGGGAGGAGGAGCCGCTGGTGGGCAGCAAGGATGAGGCTGTGGAGGCCCCTGCTTCGCAGGGGCCAGAGGCCGGAGATGTGGAGGCCCCTCCGTGCTTGTGAAAAACAGGAGCGCAGGTCAGAATGGCTCCCAGCCTTCACCACCTTCCCTCCTATCATCGCCTCCAGCTTCCTTGTCACGCAGCATCGTCTGGGTCCTCACCCTGTATG is drawn from Leopardus geoffroyi isolate Oge1 chromosome E3, O.geoffroyi_Oge1_pat1.0, whole genome shotgun sequence and contains these coding sequences:
- the SPN gene encoding leukosialin isoform X2; the protein is MELSSHSSCGSRAGGAGCRGGVGGARATSFPPGAHLPSPAPASGGVGVVWSQPCALIKSPLLLTPVAMGMILLLLLFGGVWTQEMNPELVDLATTLGMSAPTGPSASLTPTSLPPNLSVVTPSPATARVREDSNGTGPQISPPSSASYTANEAFFLGASTTAGGDLHVPEPSVSGEVATKKSSNLETNAQSLEDFLELHIMTDGTTVTGSLETSDVTRGPSATMGTGSPETSDVTWGPSVTMGTGPPETSDVTWGPSVTMGTGPPETSDVTWGPSVTMATGPPETSDVTWGPSATMAAGPPETSDVTWGPSATMATGPPETSDVARGPSATMATGSLKTSDVASVTPLTMATGFLASPKGPSGFPTSSAKTPPISTGTGSRHPSLVPKKNGTLLVAVVVALVMFTILVTLLLLWRRRQKRRTGALILSRGGKRNGVVDAWAGPAQVSDEEALTAAAGGSGGGKGPGVSEGEASGQRPTLTTFFDRRKSQPGSLELEELKARPPPVLNGEEEPLVGSKDEAVEAPASQGPEAGDVEAPPCL
- the SPN gene encoding leukosialin isoform X1, whose amino-acid sequence is MELSSHSSCGSRAGGAGCRGGVGGARATSFPPGAHLPSPAPASGGVGVVWSQPCALINFPSLRSPLLLTPVAMGMILLLLLFGGVWTQEMNPELVDLATTLGMSAPTGPSASLTPTSLPPNLSVVTPSPATARVREDSNGTGPQISPPSSASYTANEAFFLGASTTAGGDLHVPEPSVSGEVATKKSSNLETNAQSLEDFLELHIMTDGTTVTGSLETSDVTRGPSATMGTGSPETSDVTWGPSVTMGTGPPETSDVTWGPSVTMGTGPPETSDVTWGPSVTMATGPPETSDVTWGPSATMAAGPPETSDVTWGPSATMATGPPETSDVARGPSATMATGSLKTSDVASVTPLTMATGFLASPKGPSGFPTSSAKTPPISTGTGSRHPSLVPKKNGTLLVAVVVALVMFTILVTLLLLWRRRQKRRTGALILSRGGKRNGVVDAWAGPAQVSDEEALTAAAGGSGGGKGPGVSEGEASGQRPTLTTFFDRRKSQPGSLELEELKARPPPVLNGEEEPLVGSKDEAVEAPASQGPEAGDVEAPPCL